The Nocardioides panzhihuensis genome has a segment encoding these proteins:
- the thiD gene encoding bifunctional hydroxymethylpyrimidine kinase/phosphomethylpyrimidine kinase — translation MNPPVALTIAGTDSGGAAGTAADLATFAALGVHGACVITAVTAQDTTGVSDIHAVPLATVEAQLRAVFDDLPVAAVKTGMLGSAEVVELVARLCADRLLVVDPVLVATSGAVLGGEDVRRAYLDHLLPVATVVTPNLDEARALLGHDGSPRQVAEELATALAGRAAGAARRRRVETNTVPSSGIADRVGLDTLAGARGSTSGATGGSTSGATGGSTSGATGGSTGGSTGGSTSGATGGSTSGATVIVTGGDPAATGSCTDWLAEPGKPPIPLTHPAVPTKNDHGTGCTYSSALAAHLAHGASLREAAEQAAAYVTRQLRTSKTWSLGRGRGPIAHTKETR, via the coding sequence ATGAACCCGCCGGTCGCGCTCACCATCGCGGGCACCGACTCCGGGGGAGCGGCGGGCACCGCCGCCGATCTGGCGACGTTCGCCGCGCTCGGGGTCCACGGAGCCTGCGTGATCACCGCGGTCACCGCCCAGGACACGACCGGGGTGAGCGACATCCACGCCGTTCCGCTCGCCACCGTCGAGGCCCAGCTCCGCGCCGTCTTCGACGACCTCCCGGTCGCGGCGGTCAAGACCGGCATGCTCGGCAGCGCCGAGGTGGTCGAGCTCGTCGCCCGCCTGTGCGCCGATCGCCTGCTCGTCGTCGATCCCGTCCTCGTCGCCACCTCCGGCGCGGTCCTCGGCGGGGAGGACGTACGCCGCGCCTACCTCGACCACCTGCTCCCCGTCGCCACCGTCGTCACCCCCAACCTCGACGAGGCGCGGGCGTTGCTCGGCCACGACGGTTCGCCCCGGCAGGTGGCCGAGGAGCTCGCCACCGCCCTCGCTGGTCGAGCCGCCGGAGCCGCTAGGCGGAGGCGTGTCGAGACCAACACAGTCCCATCTAGCGGCATAGCGGACCGTGTTGGTCTCGACACGCTCGCTGGTGCTCGCGGCTCGACCAGCGGGGCGACCGGCGGCTCGACCAGCGGGGCGACCGGCGGCTCGACCAGCGGGGCGACGGGCGGCTCGACGGGCGGCTCGACGGGCGGCTCGACCAGCGGGGCGACCGGCGGCTCGACCAGCGGGGCGACCGTGATCGTCACCGGCGGCGACCCGGCGGCGACCGGGAGCTGCACCGACTGGCTCGCCGAGCCCGGGAAGCCACCGATCCCGCTCACGCACCCCGCGGTCCCCACGAAGAACGACCACGGCACCGGCTGCACCTACAGCTCGGCCCTGGCCGCTCACCTCGCCCACGGCGCGTCGCTGCGCGAAGCAGCGGAGCAGGCGGCTGCGTACGTCACCCGACAGCTTCGAACCAGCAAGACCTGGAGCCTCGGAAGAGGCCGGGGACCGATCGCCCACACCAAGGAGACACGATGA
- the thiC gene encoding phosphomethylpyrimidine synthase ThiC, with the protein MTVHPAHTRLELGDLKVPVTRVELTNGETFDRYCTEGPGSRPEQGLPPRRLEWIEKRGDTEQYEGRPTDLRDNGKTAVRRGEASQEWQGERRQPRKGENISQMHYARQGIITKEMAYVAVRESCDPELVREEVAAGRAIIPNNVNHPESEPMIIGKRFLVKINANIGNSAVTSSIAEEVDKLTHAITWGADTVMDLSTGDDIHATREWILRNSPVPIGTVPIYQALEKVNGEADKLTWEVFRDTVIEQAEQGVDYMTIHAGVLLRYVPLTANRVTGIVSRGGSIMAGWCLAHHQESFLYTHFDELCEIFKQYDVAFSLGDGLRPGCTADANDEAQLSELRTLAELTERAWRHDVQVMVEGPGHVPLNLVKENVDLQQEWCHGAPFYTLGPLATDIAPGYDHITSAIGAATIAMHGTAMLCYVTPKEHLGLPDRDDVKTGVITYKLAAHAADIAKGHPGARDHDDALSRARFEFRWRDQFALSLDPVTAESFHDETLPAENAKTAHFCSMCGPKFCSMKISQDVRDRFGSTEGASPEEVQAGMLEKSKEFAAAGSRVYLPLAD; encoded by the coding sequence ATGACCGTCCACCCCGCCCACACCCGCCTCGAGCTCGGCGACCTCAAGGTTCCGGTGACCCGGGTCGAGCTCACCAACGGCGAGACCTTCGACCGCTACTGCACCGAGGGCCCCGGATCCCGACCGGAGCAGGGCCTCCCACCGCGCCGCCTCGAATGGATCGAGAAGCGCGGCGACACCGAGCAGTACGAAGGCCGTCCGACAGACCTCCGGGACAACGGCAAGACCGCCGTACGCCGGGGCGAAGCCAGCCAGGAGTGGCAGGGCGAGCGCCGACAGCCCCGGAAGGGCGAGAACATCTCGCAGATGCACTACGCGCGCCAGGGCATCATCACCAAGGAGATGGCCTACGTGGCCGTGCGGGAGAGCTGCGACCCCGAGCTGGTTCGCGAGGAGGTCGCGGCGGGGCGGGCGATCATCCCGAACAACGTCAACCACCCCGAGTCCGAGCCGATGATCATCGGCAAGCGCTTCCTGGTGAAGATCAACGCCAACATCGGCAACTCCGCGGTCACCAGCAGCATCGCGGAGGAGGTCGACAAGCTCACCCACGCGATCACCTGGGGCGCGGACACGGTGATGGACCTCAGCACCGGCGACGACATCCACGCCACCCGCGAGTGGATCCTGCGCAACAGCCCGGTCCCGATCGGCACCGTCCCCATCTACCAGGCCCTGGAGAAGGTCAACGGCGAGGCCGACAAGCTGACCTGGGAGGTCTTCCGCGACACCGTCATCGAGCAGGCCGAGCAGGGCGTCGACTACATGACGATCCACGCCGGCGTCCTGCTGAGATACGTCCCGCTCACCGCCAACCGCGTCACCGGCATCGTCAGCCGAGGCGGCTCGATCATGGCCGGCTGGTGCCTGGCGCACCACCAGGAGAGCTTCCTCTACACCCACTTCGACGAGCTCTGCGAGATCTTCAAGCAGTACGACGTCGCCTTCTCCCTCGGTGACGGCCTCCGTCCGGGCTGCACTGCCGACGCCAACGACGAGGCCCAGCTCTCCGAGCTGCGGACCCTCGCCGAGCTGACGGAGCGAGCCTGGCGGCACGACGTACAGGTCATGGTCGAGGGCCCCGGCCACGTCCCGCTCAATCTCGTGAAGGAGAACGTCGACCTCCAGCAGGAGTGGTGCCACGGCGCGCCGTTCTACACGCTCGGCCCGCTCGCGACCGACATCGCGCCGGGCTACGACCACATCACCAGCGCCATCGGCGCGGCCACGATCGCGATGCACGGCACCGCGATGCTCTGCTACGTCACCCCCAAGGAGCACCTCGGCCTGCCGGACCGGGACGACGTGAAGACCGGCGTGATCACCTACAAGCTCGCCGCCCACGCCGCCGACATCGCCAAGGGACACCCCGGCGCCCGAGACCACGATGACGCCCTCTCCCGGGCACGCTTCGAGTTCCGTTGGCGCGACCAGTTCGCCCTGTCCCTGGATCCGGTCACCGCGGAGAGCTTCCACGACGAGACCCTCCCGGCGGAGAACGCCAAGACCGCTCACTTCTGCTCCATGTGCGGCCCGAAGTTCTGCTCGATGAAGATCAGCCAGGACGTACGTGACCGCTTCGGCAGCACAGAGGGCGCATCCCCCGAGGAGGTCCAGGCGGGGATGCTGGAGAAGTCGAAGGAGTTCGCGGCGGCGGGAAGCCGGGTGTATCTCCCGCTCGCCGACTGA
- a CDS encoding NAD(P)-dependent oxidoreductase: protein MDVVSETDRNPTHPTHPTDVSVLGLGAMGSALASALLDAGRSVTVWNRTPGRATDLVGRGADAAHSAQEAVLASPVIIACLLKRSSVEETLDPVAGELRGRTLVNVTTTTPNESRELAAWAAEHGIDYLDGAIMAVPSMIGSRSGQIFYSGSRAAYEALLPMLEVWATSEFHGEDAGRASLVDLAMLSGMYQMFTGFFHGAAMVAAMGMSASEFATRQAPFLAAMTEELGSYAKVIDGGDYTVASQQSLDFSDLTHIVRASEEEGVDPAPIAGVQALISGQIAAGHGAEGFARLYESLANR from the coding sequence ATGGATGTCGTGTCAGAAACCGATCGAAACCCGACCCACCCGACCCACCCGACCGACGTCAGCGTGCTCGGCCTCGGCGCGATGGGCAGCGCGCTGGCGTCTGCCCTGCTCGACGCCGGCCGCTCCGTGACCGTCTGGAACCGCACCCCTGGCCGCGCCACCGACCTGGTGGGCCGAGGCGCCGATGCCGCGCACTCGGCCCAGGAGGCAGTGCTGGCCAGCCCCGTGATCATCGCCTGCCTGCTCAAGCGCTCCTCGGTCGAGGAGACCCTCGACCCGGTCGCCGGCGAGCTGCGCGGACGCACCCTGGTCAACGTGACCACCACGACTCCGAACGAGTCCCGCGAGCTCGCCGCCTGGGCGGCCGAGCACGGCATCGACTACCTCGACGGCGCCATCATGGCCGTGCCGTCGATGATCGGATCCCGTTCGGGGCAGATCTTCTACAGCGGCTCACGAGCGGCGTACGAAGCCCTCCTGCCGATGCTCGAGGTCTGGGCCACCAGCGAGTTCCACGGCGAGGACGCCGGCCGGGCGTCGCTGGTGGACCTGGCCATGCTGTCGGGGATGTACCAGATGTTCACGGGCTTCTTCCACGGCGCCGCGATGGTCGCCGCCATGGGGATGAGCGCGTCCGAGTTCGCCACCCGGCAGGCGCCGTTCCTGGCGGCGATGACCGAGGAGCTCGGCTCCTACGCGAAGGTCATCGACGGCGGCGACTACACCGTCGCGAGCCAGCAGAGCCTGGACTTCTCCGACCTCACGCACATCGTGCGAGCCAGCGAGGAGGAGGGCGTCGACCCCGCCCCGATCGCCGGGGTCCAGGCGCTGATCAGCGGCCAGATCGCCGCGGGGCATGGTGCGGAGGGGTTCGCCAGGCTCTACGAGAGCCTGGCGAACCGGTAG
- a CDS encoding DUF1707 SHOCT-like domain-containing protein: MGLPEPHPGQPRRADLRISDADRHEVADILREAAGEGRLDIDELEERIEEAYKAKTYADLEPITQDLPVAGRPPVAPPAGSGALPVVYGAGEENDSASAFLSNVERKGVWMVPQQLSVNAVLGDANIDLREAHYSAREVVISATSVLGSVKVTVPPNVHVIVEGNGVLGDFKEPSGKVPEELTADSPVVRVRGIAVLGDVTVKRRGPRPPKRTLKQHLGLE; this comes from the coding sequence ATGGGACTCCCCGAACCGCATCCCGGCCAGCCTCGACGAGCCGACCTGCGAATCAGCGACGCCGACCGCCATGAGGTGGCCGACATCCTGCGCGAGGCCGCCGGCGAGGGCCGGCTGGACATCGACGAGCTCGAGGAGCGGATCGAGGAGGCCTACAAGGCCAAGACGTACGCCGACCTGGAGCCGATCACGCAGGACCTCCCGGTCGCGGGGCGGCCGCCGGTGGCACCTCCCGCGGGGTCCGGCGCTCTGCCGGTCGTCTACGGTGCGGGCGAGGAGAACGACAGTGCCAGCGCGTTCCTGAGCAATGTCGAGCGCAAGGGCGTATGGATGGTTCCGCAGCAGCTGTCGGTCAACGCGGTGCTGGGTGATGCCAACATCGACCTGCGCGAGGCGCACTACTCCGCGCGCGAGGTGGTCATCAGCGCGACCTCGGTCCTGGGCAGCGTGAAGGTCACCGTGCCGCCGAACGTGCACGTGATCGTCGAGGGCAACGGCGTCCTGGGTGACTTCAAGGAGCCGTCCGGCAAGGTGCCCGAAGAGCTCACCGCCGACTCGCCGGTGGTGCGTGTACGCGGTATCGCGGTGCTGGGCGACGTGACCGTCAAACGCCGGGGTCCGCGCCCTCCGAAGCGCACGCTGAAGCAGCATCTCGGTCTGGAGTGA
- a CDS encoding DUF1707 SHOCT-like domain-containing protein, with product MGTTPEPFRGQNPDPNLRISDADRHKVADILREAAGEGRLEIDELDDRLDATFKAKTYADLIPITVDLPAAGTPSLPVPQSSPVTGKRVAVFADSPIESQLYVAIMSGVDRRGVWTVPATGNVIALMGGAELDMRQAQFSAQETVIYANAIMGGVNITVGPEVQVVMQGVGIMGGYVGPSGIEPSGGPVLRVKGLALMGGVTVIRKPLKAAKGKQLRMPPPHELPPHGLH from the coding sequence ATGGGAACGACCCCCGAGCCATTCCGTGGCCAGAATCCTGATCCGAATCTTCGGATCAGCGATGCCGACCGCCACAAGGTGGCCGACATCCTGCGCGAGGCCGCCGGCGAGGGACGTCTGGAGATCGACGAGCTCGACGACCGCCTCGACGCGACCTTCAAGGCCAAGACGTACGCCGACCTGATCCCGATCACCGTCGACCTGCCGGCCGCGGGGACCCCATCGCTGCCGGTCCCGCAGAGCTCGCCCGTCACCGGCAAGAGGGTGGCGGTCTTCGCCGACAGCCCGATCGAGAGCCAGCTCTACGTCGCGATCATGAGCGGTGTCGACCGGCGCGGGGTCTGGACGGTCCCGGCGACCGGAAACGTGATCGCGCTGATGGGTGGTGCCGAGCTCGACATGCGCCAGGCGCAGTTCTCCGCCCAGGAGACCGTGATCTACGCCAACGCGATCATGGGTGGCGTCAACATCACCGTCGGCCCCGAGGTCCAGGTCGTGATGCAGGGCGTCGGGATCATGGGCGGCTACGTCGGTCCGAGCGGGATCGAGCCGAGCGGTGGCCCGGTGCTGCGGGTGAAGGGGCTGGCGCTGATGGGTGGCGTCACCGTCATCCGTAAGCCGTTGAAGGCGGCCAAGGGCAAGCAGCTGCGGATGCCGCCGCCGCACGAGCTCCCGCCGCACGGGCTGCACTAG
- a CDS encoding sulfatase-like hydrolase/transferase, with amino-acid sequence MKPRWSALLGVALLAVAALVVGLLVAGPRTVVAGPAAAGPSAAPVAEPAAELAATTDERPDMILILMDDFSLELLRTMPEATKMAAEGATYQNSFVIDSLCCPSRAALLTGQTPHHTKVLTNTQNDPEHPVGGWSAFQRYGNVEKQFSIGLQEAGYTTGFVGKYINAYEATLGSDGKRVPPPKVPGWDSWNALLGGAYGGWGYQSTFLDGNGAVQLRNHPRPPTSAGPAVKDAGYATNVTRDYALAFIKKHRVTEQREDRKPYFLEIAAYGPHSRLGHHYPGLDTWFPPAFADQAPAGNPAGGNCGRFECADLTLKDLVGYGDDRWDNAPTYLGRGGRTSQAPAWRTNKVSLSDETALSQYRDRARMVQSIDRMITEVREAAGEDAYIVLTSDNGFHLGQHQLNGGKGAPYDSDTRVPLVVVGPDVVPGTRSQFVNNIDLAPTFLDIADARTPAYVSGSSFADTLSRPRLPGGRYAFFEHTYAKSHPGEVDLDKGSGGTIDIIPSYIAVRGSQGLLVRFDLDKSWRGTDYAYELYRYDRPWEDRNVFAEDHAKPYARDLMRRLNAYEGCAPAVCRALTR; translated from the coding sequence ATGAAGCCGAGGTGGAGCGCACTGCTGGGCGTCGCACTCCTGGCGGTCGCGGCGCTGGTCGTCGGGCTCCTGGTCGCCGGTCCGAGGACCGTCGTGGCCGGCCCCGCGGCGGCGGGCCCGTCGGCCGCGCCGGTCGCGGAGCCCGCGGCCGAGCTGGCCGCCACGACCGACGAGCGCCCCGACATGATCCTGATCCTGATGGACGACTTCTCCCTGGAGCTGCTCCGGACGATGCCGGAGGCGACCAAGATGGCGGCCGAGGGTGCGACGTACCAGAACTCCTTCGTCATCGACTCGCTGTGCTGCCCGTCCCGCGCGGCGCTGCTGACCGGGCAGACCCCGCACCACACCAAGGTCCTCACCAACACCCAGAACGACCCGGAGCACCCGGTCGGCGGGTGGTCGGCGTTCCAGCGCTACGGCAACGTCGAGAAGCAGTTCAGCATCGGCCTCCAGGAGGCCGGCTACACGACCGGGTTCGTGGGGAAGTACATCAACGCCTACGAGGCCACCCTCGGCTCCGACGGCAAGCGTGTCCCTCCGCCCAAGGTGCCCGGCTGGGACTCGTGGAACGCGCTCCTCGGTGGCGCCTACGGCGGCTGGGGCTACCAGAGCACCTTCCTCGACGGCAACGGCGCGGTGCAGCTGCGCAACCACCCGCGACCGCCGACCTCTGCCGGCCCAGCCGTGAAGGACGCCGGGTACGCCACCAACGTCACCCGCGACTACGCCCTCGCCTTCATCAAGAAGCACAGAGTCACCGAGCAGCGCGAGGACAGAAAGCCCTACTTCCTCGAGATCGCCGCCTACGGGCCTCACTCGCGTCTCGGCCACCACTACCCGGGCCTGGACACCTGGTTCCCGCCCGCGTTCGCCGACCAAGCGCCCGCCGGCAACCCCGCGGGCGGCAACTGCGGCCGGTTCGAGTGCGCCGACCTGACGTTGAAGGACCTCGTCGGCTACGGCGACGACCGCTGGGACAACGCGCCCACCTACCTCGGCCGCGGGGGGCGTACGTCGCAGGCCCCCGCCTGGCGCACCAACAAGGTCTCGCTGAGCGACGAGACCGCGCTGAGCCAGTACCGCGACCGCGCCCGGATGGTGCAGTCGATCGATCGGATGATCACCGAGGTGCGCGAAGCCGCCGGGGAGGACGCCTACATCGTGCTGACCTCCGACAACGGCTTCCACCTCGGTCAGCACCAGCTCAACGGCGGCAAGGGCGCCCCCTACGACTCCGACACCCGCGTCCCTCTGGTCGTCGTCGGCCCCGACGTGGTGCCCGGCACGCGCAGCCAGTTCGTCAACAACATCGACCTCGCGCCGACCTTCCTCGACATCGCGGACGCCCGGACACCGGCGTACGTCTCGGGGAGCTCGTTCGCCGACACACTGAGCCGGCCGAGGCTGCCTGGTGGGAGGTACGCCTTCTTCGAGCACACCTACGCCAAGTCCCATCCCGGTGAGGTCGATCTCGACAAGGGGTCGGGTGGGACCATCGACATCATCCCGTCCTACATCGCGGTGCGCGGCTCGCAGGGCCTGCTGGTCCGGTTCGACCTGGACAAGTCCTGGAGAGGCACCGACTACGCCTACGAGCTCTACCGCTACGACCGGCCGTGGGAGGACCGCAACGTCTTCGCCGAGGACCATGCGAAGCCGTACGCCCGGGATCTGATGCGCCGGCTGAATGCCTACGAGGGCTGTGCGCCGGCAGTCTGCCGGGCTCTGACCCGCTGA
- a CDS encoding ABC transporter ATP-binding protein: MATVSFEKAQRWYAGANEPAVKGIDLEIQDGEFMVLVGPSGCGKTTTLRMLAGLEEVNSGAIKIGDRDVTNVAPKDRDIAMVFQNYALYPHMSVAENMAFSLKMAKVPKAERDKLVAEAAKTLGLTDYLDRKPKALSGGQRQRVAMGRAIVRQPQVFCMDEPLSNLDAKMRVQTRTDIAKLQADLGITTVYVTHDQVEAMTMGDRVAVMNAGELQQVDTPLNLYRRPVNLFVAGFIGSPQMNLIKATAADGGAKIGEYVVPVGATANLPKEITVGVRPEGFRIIGENDGGLPVKVTVVEELGSDSFIYGTSDVEGVPSTLIVRVSSKDHVSKGDTLYVTTDPEDVHVFDTESGLRVSD, translated from the coding sequence ATGGCAACAGTCAGCTTCGAGAAGGCCCAGCGTTGGTACGCGGGCGCGAACGAGCCCGCGGTCAAGGGCATCGACCTCGAGATCCAGGACGGCGAGTTCATGGTGCTCGTCGGGCCCTCCGGATGCGGTAAGACCACCACCCTGCGCATGCTCGCCGGGCTGGAGGAGGTCAACTCCGGTGCCATCAAGATCGGTGACCGCGACGTCACCAACGTGGCGCCCAAGGACCGCGACATCGCGATGGTCTTCCAGAACTACGCGCTCTACCCGCACATGAGCGTCGCCGAGAACATGGCGTTCTCGCTGAAGATGGCCAAGGTCCCGAAGGCCGAGCGTGACAAGCTCGTCGCCGAGGCCGCCAAGACCCTGGGCCTGACCGACTACCTCGACCGCAAGCCCAAGGCGCTCTCCGGTGGTCAGCGTCAGCGCGTCGCGATGGGTCGCGCGATCGTCCGCCAGCCGCAGGTCTTCTGCATGGACGAGCCGCTGTCGAACCTCGACGCCAAGATGCGCGTGCAGACCCGCACCGACATCGCCAAGCTGCAGGCCGACCTCGGCATCACCACCGTCTACGTCACCCACGACCAGGTCGAGGCGATGACGATGGGCGACCGCGTCGCGGTGATGAACGCCGGTGAGCTGCAGCAGGTCGACACCCCGCTCAACCTCTACCGCAGGCCGGTCAACCTCTTCGTGGCCGGCTTCATCGGCTCGCCGCAGATGAACCTCATCAAGGCGACCGCCGCCGACGGCGGCGCCAAGATCGGCGAGTACGTCGTGCCGGTCGGTGCCACCGCCAACCTGCCCAAGGAGATCACCGTCGGTGTGCGTCCCGAGGGGTTCCGCATCATCGGCGAGAACGACGGTGGTCTGCCCGTGAAGGTGACCGTGGTCGAGGAGCTCGGCTCGGACTCCTTCATCTACGGCACCAGCGACGTCGAGGGCGTCCCGTCGACGCTGATCGTGCGTGTCTCCTCCAAGGACCACGTCTCCAAGGGCGACACGCTCTACGTCACCACAGACCCCGAGGACGTCCACGTCTTCGACACGGAGTCCGGTCTGCGCGTCAGCGACTGA
- a CDS encoding cytochrome c oxidase assembly protein produces the protein MHDHGSLPALGWSEFFTTWSLQPGWLLAAVILAASYLTLRNAAGAASTVKGWRVASFLTGLALMYVVIASAINGYAMSLAWMHMVLHLTLIMVVPTLLVLGHPLTVIAETGPRAERVMRSLPVTILVHPVTGTLLYSVVIIGTHLSGFMDAMAQSTTLMVGEQILYVVSGFLFLTGTIGEEKVRSDLPYLGRIALLVVGMVPDTIVGIVMLQTERDLYPVYSEARPEWALDAVKDIQTAGGLMWAGGDGGMMFLAIGLVIAVVTSPERRVKMTGRFLDGVRTTHLAQESARGSAVHGADEGPAEPGSVDPDSDEALDAYNAMLARMNQQH, from the coding sequence ATGCACGACCACGGCTCCCTGCCCGCGCTCGGCTGGTCCGAGTTCTTCACCACCTGGAGTCTCCAGCCCGGCTGGTTGCTCGCCGCGGTGATCCTCGCGGCGAGCTACCTCACCCTTCGCAACGCCGCCGGAGCGGCTTCGACGGTCAAGGGCTGGCGGGTGGCGTCGTTCCTGACCGGCCTCGCTCTGATGTACGTCGTCATCGCCTCGGCGATCAACGGCTATGCGATGTCGCTGGCCTGGATGCACATGGTGCTCCACCTGACCCTGATCATGGTCGTGCCCACGCTGCTCGTGCTGGGCCATCCGCTCACGGTCATCGCCGAGACCGGACCGCGCGCCGAGCGGGTGATGCGATCGCTCCCGGTCACCATCCTGGTCCACCCGGTCACCGGCACCCTGCTCTACTCGGTGGTGATCATCGGCACCCACCTGTCCGGGTTCATGGACGCGATGGCGCAGAGCACCACGCTGATGGTCGGCGAGCAGATCCTCTACGTCGTCTCCGGATTCCTCTTCCTCACCGGCACGATCGGTGAGGAGAAGGTGCGCTCCGACCTGCCCTACCTGGGCCGGATCGCCCTTCTCGTGGTCGGCATGGTGCCCGACACGATCGTCGGGATCGTGATGCTGCAGACGGAGCGCGACCTCTATCCGGTCTACTCCGAGGCCCGGCCCGAGTGGGCGCTCGACGCGGTCAAGGACATCCAGACCGCCGGCGGCCTGATGTGGGCCGGCGGCGACGGCGGCATGATGTTCCTCGCCATCGGTCTGGTCATCGCCGTGGTCACCTCACCGGAGCGACGGGTCAAGATGACCGGCCGCTTCCTCGATGGCGTACGCACCACCCATCTCGCCCAGGAGAGCGCACGTGGCTCTGCTGTTCATGGGGCCGACGAAGGCCCCGCCGAGCCGGGATCCGTGGATCCCGACAGCGACGAGGCCCTCGATGCCTACAACGCGATGCTGGCTCGGATGAACCAGCAGCACTGA
- a CDS encoding TetR/AcrR family transcriptional regulator, giving the protein MDTLPEDEPGSLLARALADVAEPIEDEAVTARLLDAAAEQFRQIGIKRTTMEEVAKRAGVARITVYRRFTNKDALVEQVVRREFQRYFDQFVLDIADAADAAERVEIGFASAMRAIRGNPLIGGLLTVETDSLVHSIAGDGGRTVATIARFVAGQLRREQRAGNVPAEVEVELVAELMVRTSTSFLVTPSEVVDIDDDAQLRALARLFLVPLIDPGSRPK; this is encoded by the coding sequence ATGGACACCCTCCCGGAGGACGAGCCCGGGTCGCTGCTCGCCAGGGCCCTCGCCGACGTCGCCGAGCCCATCGAGGACGAGGCGGTGACCGCCAGGCTCCTCGACGCGGCCGCGGAGCAGTTCCGTCAGATCGGGATCAAGCGCACCACCATGGAGGAGGTCGCCAAGCGGGCCGGGGTCGCCCGGATCACCGTCTACCGGCGCTTCACCAACAAGGACGCCCTGGTCGAGCAGGTCGTACGCCGCGAGTTCCAGCGCTACTTCGACCAGTTCGTGCTCGACATCGCCGATGCCGCCGACGCCGCCGAGCGCGTCGAGATCGGCTTCGCCAGCGCGATGCGGGCGATCCGCGGCAACCCGCTGATCGGCGGCCTGCTCACCGTCGAGACCGACTCACTGGTGCACTCGATCGCCGGCGACGGCGGCCGCACGGTGGCCACCATCGCACGCTTCGTGGCAGGCCAGCTGCGGCGCGAGCAGCGCGCCGGAAACGTACCGGCCGAGGTAGAGGTCGAGCTCGTCGCCGAGCTGATGGTCCGCACCTCGACGTCGTTCCTGGTCACCCCGAGCGAGGTCGTCGACATCGACGACGACGCGCAGCTCCGCGCCCTGGCCCGGCTGTTCCTGGTACCACTGATCGACCCCGGCAGCCGCCCGAAATAA
- a CDS encoding alpha/beta fold hydrolase: protein MTTPAEPTESRAFLPGGIELAYDTFGSPSADPLLLIMGLGGPMTWWDVQLCEQLAEAGFYVVRYDNRDVGHSAPHPSDERITLARLARAFAGLPTPVPYTLDDLADDAAALLTHLDIDSAHVWGVSMGGMIAQTLAIRHPDRVRSVCSTMSTTGHRAVGFQHPTLLPALVIKKPGLEGYIERQIKGGVQIGSPAFPEPEDDVRRRAIETWNRGVSSAAVARQMLTVLAQPDRTKDLGRLQVPFSVIHGLNDKMVHVSGGRATAAAVPGAELTLFKGMGHDLPRPLWPAFIRVVRRTADRAAGDRTITA from the coding sequence ATGACCACCCCCGCCGAGCCGACCGAGTCCAGAGCCTTCCTCCCCGGAGGGATCGAGCTGGCGTACGACACGTTCGGCAGCCCCAGCGCTGACCCGCTGCTGCTGATCATGGGGCTCGGTGGCCCGATGACCTGGTGGGACGTCCAGCTGTGCGAGCAGCTGGCCGAGGCCGGGTTCTACGTGGTCCGCTACGACAACCGCGACGTCGGCCACTCCGCGCCGCACCCGTCAGACGAGCGGATCACGCTCGCCCGGCTGGCACGGGCGTTCGCGGGGCTGCCGACCCCGGTGCCGTACACCCTGGACGACCTCGCCGACGACGCGGCCGCGCTGCTGACCCATCTCGACATCGACTCCGCGCACGTCTGGGGCGTGTCCATGGGCGGGATGATCGCCCAGACCCTCGCCATCCGCCACCCTGACAGGGTGCGCTCGGTCTGTTCGACGATGTCCACGACCGGCCACCGTGCGGTCGGCTTCCAGCACCCGACCCTGCTGCCGGCGCTGGTCATCAAGAAGCCCGGGCTGGAGGGCTACATCGAGCGTCAGATCAAGGGCGGCGTCCAGATCGGCTCGCCGGCCTTCCCCGAGCCCGAGGACGACGTACGCCGCCGGGCGATCGAGACCTGGAACCGCGGCGTGAGCTCGGCAGCCGTCGCGCGGCAGATGCTCACCGTCCTCGCCCAGCCCGACCGCACCAAGGATCTCGGGCGCCTCCAAGTCCCGTTCAGCGTCATCCACGGCCTGAACGACAAGATGGTCCACGTCTCCGGTGGCCGGGCGACCGCTGCTGCCGTCCCTGGCGCCGAGCTCACCCTGTTCAAGGGCATGGGCCACGACCTGCCCCGCCCGCTGTGGCCGGCCTTCATCAGGGTCGTCCGTCGCACCGCCGACCGGGCCGCCGGCGACCGCACCATCACGGCCTAG